The proteins below come from a single Thermotoga sp. KOL6 genomic window:
- the guaA gene encoding glutamine-hydrolyzing GMP synthase, producing MVLVVDYGSQYSRLITRRIRENEVYSEVVFPDDEVSLSEVDAVVLSGGPRSVYEEDAPNLPKWFKDYKGPVLAICYGMQLVVKEFGGEVKRGKGEYGRTLVEISDDPIFEGIPERVHVWMSHGDEVVRLPEGFHPIAFSETGVIAGATDGKRFWLLQFHPEVHHTEFGEKMISNFLFRVCKLEKNWKIGDLVEEKIRKIRETVGRKKAILALSGGVDSSVAAVLTHRAIGKNLVCVFVDHGLLRKGEREEVERVFKKHFDMNLVVIDARKRFLERLKGVTDPERKRKIIGEEFIRVFEEEARKHDVEFLVQGTIYSDVIESAASGKTTAKIKSHHNVGGLPEKMNLKLVEPLRDLFKDEVRKVGRYLGIPDHIINRHPFPGPGLAVRVLGEITEEKLEMLREADYVFIETLRKYNYYDKVWQAFAVLLPIRSVGVKGDARAYEYVIALRAVNSVEGMTADWSRIPYDVLDEVARRITREVEGVGRVVYDVTSKPPATIEWE from the coding sequence TTGGTTCTTGTGGTAGATTACGGCTCTCAGTATTCCCGATTGATCACAAGAAGAATCCGAGAAAACGAAGTGTACTCCGAAGTAGTTTTTCCTGACGATGAAGTTAGCTTGTCTGAGGTGGATGCTGTTGTTCTCTCGGGAGGGCCAAGGAGTGTTTATGAGGAAGATGCTCCGAATCTTCCAAAGTGGTTCAAGGATTATAAAGGACCCGTTCTTGCCATCTGTTACGGTATGCAGTTGGTGGTGAAAGAATTCGGCGGAGAGGTGAAGAGAGGGAAGGGAGAATACGGAAGAACTCTCGTGGAGATATCTGATGATCCGATTTTCGAAGGGATACCGGAAAGAGTTCATGTGTGGATGAGTCACGGGGATGAAGTGGTGAGGTTGCCGGAGGGGTTTCATCCGATAGCTTTTTCTGAAACTGGCGTTATAGCTGGCGCAACGGATGGCAAGAGATTTTGGCTTTTACAGTTTCATCCCGAGGTACATCATACTGAGTTCGGTGAGAAGATGATTTCCAACTTCTTGTTCAGGGTGTGTAAGTTAGAGAAGAATTGGAAAATAGGTGATCTTGTTGAAGAGAAAATAAGGAAAATAAGGGAGACCGTGGGAAGAAAAAAGGCAATTCTTGCTCTTTCGGGTGGAGTCGATTCTTCGGTGGCTGCCGTTCTCACACACAGAGCTATTGGAAAAAATCTTGTGTGTGTCTTTGTGGATCACGGTCTTTTGAGAAAGGGAGAAAGGGAAGAAGTGGAACGAGTGTTCAAGAAACATTTCGATATGAATCTAGTGGTAATCGACGCGAGGAAACGTTTTTTGGAGAGATTGAAAGGAGTAACGGATCCTGAGAGGAAGAGAAAAATCATAGGGGAGGAATTCATAAGGGTTTTTGAAGAAGAAGCGAGAAAGCATGATGTGGAATTCCTTGTGCAGGGAACGATATATTCAGACGTTATAGAAAGTGCCGCATCTGGGAAAACAACGGCAAAGATAAAAAGCCATCACAACGTGGGAGGGCTTCCCGAAAAGATGAATCTGAAACTTGTAGAACCTTTGAGGGATCTTTTCAAGGACGAGGTGAGAAAAGTAGGAAGATATCTCGGAATACCGGACCACATAATAAACAGGCATCCCTTTCCTGGTCCCGGTCTTGCAGTGAGAGTTTTGGGGGAGATAACAGAGGAGAAACTAGAAATGTTGAGGGAAGCAGATTACGTATTCATAGAAACGCTCAGGAAATATAACTATTACGATAAGGTCTGGCAAGCTTTCGCTGTCCTCCTTCCAATAAGGAGTGTGGGTGTCAAGGGTGATGCCAGAGCTTACGAATATGTGATAGCTCTCAGGGCTGTCAACAGTGTGGAGGGAATGACTGCGGATTGGTCCAGAATACCCTACGATGTGTTGGACGAAGTGGCAAGGAGGATCACAAGGGAAGTAGAAGGAGTAGGAAGAGTGGTTTACGATGTAACTTCTAAACCTCCCGCGACTATCGAATGGGAGTGA
- a CDS encoding N-glycosylase/DNA lyase, translating into MQSLLTELEKIREEARLLVEKRFEEFKKLGESGTEEDLFCELSFCVLTANWSAEGGIKAQGKIGKGFVYMSQEELEKALREVGHRYPQKRAEFIVRNRWLIGRLRDLIKGDPFLSREFLVKSAKGIGWKEASHFLRNTGVEDLAILDKHVLRLMKNHGLIHEIPKGWSKKRYLYAEDILRKVAREFGEPLGKLDLYLWYLVKKKVDK; encoded by the coding sequence ATGCAGTCACTTTTGACAGAGCTTGAAAAGATTCGTGAAGAAGCAAGACTATTAGTCGAGAAGAGATTTGAGGAGTTCAAGAAACTTGGTGAGAGCGGAACGGAGGAAGATTTATTTTGCGAACTTTCCTTTTGTGTACTCACCGCAAATTGGAGCGCAGAAGGGGGAATAAAAGCACAAGGGAAAATTGGAAAGGGATTTGTCTATATGTCACAAGAAGAACTCGAAAAAGCATTGAGGGAAGTGGGGCATCGATATCCCCAGAAAAGGGCAGAGTTCATTGTGAGAAACCGGTGGTTGATCGGCAGACTTCGAGATCTCATAAAGGGAGATCCTTTTCTTTCTCGGGAATTCTTGGTGAAAAGTGCGAAAGGTATAGGTTGGAAGGAAGCGAGTCATTTTCTCAGAAATACAGGAGTGGAGGACCTTGCTATCTTGGACAAACACGTTTTGAGATTAATGAAAAATCACGGGCTGATTCACGAAATTCCGAAAGGATGGAGTAAAAAAAGGTATCTGTACGCAGAGGACATCTTGAGAAAAGTGGCAAGAGAGTTCGGTGAACCTTTAGGGAAACTCGATCTTTATCTTTGGTATCTTGTGAAGAAGAAAGTTGACAAATGA
- a CDS encoding chromate transporter: MWKLVIVFLKVGFLSFGGGWAIVGVLKEELVSKGFLTLEEFSHAVSIAQMTPGPVAINLATYTGYKFFGLIGAILNTLAFLIAPILVLSIATILGRYVKITRRKLMKALEGVTTALMTVTLFSLTTTIRNPLMILFSIVAFLCSFTRVHPLIIIFGCGVVGALLRF; encoded by the coding sequence TTGTGGAAACTCGTCATCGTATTTCTAAAAGTGGGCTTTCTCTCGTTTGGTGGAGGATGGGCAATAGTAGGAGTGTTAAAAGAGGAGCTCGTTTCAAAAGGATTTCTCACACTCGAAGAGTTTTCCCACGCCGTTTCTATCGCTCAGATGACACCTGGCCCCGTGGCGATAAATCTTGCCACTTACACCGGATACAAATTCTTCGGTTTGATCGGTGCCATCTTGAACACTCTTGCCTTCTTGATAGCCCCGATTTTGGTACTCTCCATTGCTACGATACTTGGAAGATACGTAAAAATCACAAGAAGAAAATTGATGAAAGCCTTAGAAGGAGTTACAACAGCACTGATGACCGTTACTCTTTTCTCCTTGACTACCACAATCAGAAATCCCTTGATGATCCTTTTCTCCATCGTTGCCTTTTTGTGTTCCTTCACAAGAGTTCATCCTCTGATAATCATATTCGGCTGTGGCGTTGTGGGAGCTTTGCTCAGGTTTTGA
- the hflK gene encoding FtsH protease activity modulator HflK, protein MRKYVWIIIGVILAVYFLTGVYQVGPSEVALLKTFGKFTAVVPSGIHYHLPYPFQSHVKVDVTTVRKIEIGFRSVQRGDRISYESVPGESIMITGDNNLVSVEAVVQYRVKDPVAYAFNITEADSIVRFTTESVLREKVAMRNIDDVLTVGRDEIGLETAKMLQKILDSYDCGIKIENVYLQEVVPPEPVVNAFDDVNNARQNKERLINEARKYANDIVPKAQGQAQEILRQAEAYAQEVYLKALGEAKRFDEILEEYTKAPDITRKRMLLDALQSILEKVQNKIIFVGNAGSLNVLNISDILKEMGK, encoded by the coding sequence GTGAGAAAGTATGTGTGGATAATCATCGGAGTGATTCTGGCAGTGTACTTTCTAACCGGCGTTTATCAAGTGGGACCATCTGAGGTTGCCCTTCTCAAAACTTTCGGGAAATTTACGGCGGTTGTTCCCTCTGGGATTCATTATCATCTACCTTATCCATTCCAATCGCATGTGAAAGTGGATGTCACGACGGTTAGGAAGATAGAGATAGGTTTCAGAAGCGTTCAGAGAGGAGATAGAATTAGCTACGAATCTGTTCCAGGAGAATCCATCATGATAACTGGTGACAACAATCTCGTCAGCGTTGAGGCGGTGGTTCAATACAGAGTGAAAGATCCTGTTGCGTACGCGTTCAACATAACCGAGGCAGATTCAATTGTCAGATTCACCACAGAATCTGTTCTCAGGGAAAAAGTTGCCATGAGGAACATAGACGATGTTCTCACCGTGGGAAGAGACGAAATTGGACTTGAAACAGCGAAAATGCTTCAAAAGATTCTGGACTCTTACGATTGCGGAATAAAGATTGAGAACGTGTACCTTCAAGAGGTCGTACCCCCGGAGCCTGTAGTGAATGCTTTTGATGACGTGAACAACGCCAGACAGAACAAGGAGCGTCTTATAAACGAGGCGAGGAAGTATGCCAACGACATAGTTCCGAAGGCACAAGGTCAGGCTCAGGAGATATTGAGGCAAGCGGAAGCTTACGCTCAGGAAGTTTATTTGAAGGCTCTTGGTGAGGCAAAAAGATTCGATGAAATCTTGGAAGAGTATACCAAAGCACCGGATATCACAAGGAAGCGAATGCTCTTGGATGCCCTTCAGTCTATTCTTGAAAAAGTTCAAAACAAGATCATTTTTGTCGGTAACGCGGGATCTTTGAACGTGTTGAACATCTCTGATATTTTAAAGGAGATGGGAAAATGA
- a CDS encoding chromate transporter: MVMKLFFLFLRISALTIGGGYAMIPVMKWELEKSGLLTEREFFRIVGTAQVIPGPIAFNTAVLVGRRLSGLPGAVASGTAVILPPFFAIILVAEILRSLSGNVYVQGFLKGAYVAIVGLVGSVLFRLVRNQRWNFLRITLVSLSIILLILNSSLVILVVILLAFALYMREG; encoded by the coding sequence TTGGTGATGAAACTTTTCTTTCTTTTTCTCAGAATTTCCGCTTTAACAATCGGTGGAGGATACGCTATGATTCCAGTGATGAAGTGGGAGTTGGAAAAATCAGGGCTTTTGACAGAGAGAGAATTCTTTCGAATAGTTGGAACCGCACAGGTTATACCCGGACCGATTGCTTTCAATACTGCCGTTTTAGTCGGAAGAAGATTGTCGGGTCTTCCTGGAGCCGTCGCGTCCGGTACAGCCGTTATCTTACCACCTTTCTTCGCAATCATCTTAGTTGCCGAGATTCTTAGATCACTCTCTGGGAACGTTTACGTTCAAGGCTTCCTCAAAGGAGCTTACGTTGCCATAGTGGGACTGGTGGGAAGTGTGTTGTTTCGTCTCGTAAGAAATCAGCGCTGGAACTTCTTGAGAATCACCTTGGTTTCACTATCTATAATACTCCTTATTTTGAACAGCTCCCTGGTTATATTGGTGGTTATTCTACTTGCCTTTGCGCTTTATATGAGGGAGGGTTAA